One stretch of Manis pentadactyla isolate mManPen7 chromosome 10, mManPen7.hap1, whole genome shotgun sequence DNA includes these proteins:
- the RND1 gene encoding rho-related GTP-binding protein Rho6, translating into MKERRPPQPVVARCKLVLVGDVQCGKTAMLQVLAKDCYPETYVPTVFENYTACLETEEQRVELSLWDTSGSPYYDNVRPLCYSDSDAVLLCFDISRPETVDSALKKWRTEILDYCPSTRVLLIGCKTDLRTDLSTLLELSHQQQAPISYEQGCAIAKQLGAEIYLEGSAFTSEKSIHSIFRMASMVCLNKPSQMPPKSPVRSLSKRLLHLPSRSELISSTFKKEKAKSCSIM; encoded by the exons ATGAAAGAGAGACGGCCCCCTCAGCCAGTCGTGGCCAGATGTAAGCTCGTTCTGGTGGGGGACGTGCAGTGTGGGAAGACGGCGATGTTACAGGTGTTAGCGAAGGACTGCTATCCCGAG ACGTATGTGCCCACTGTATTTGAGAATTACACAGCCTGCTTGgagactgaggaacagagagtGGAGCTCAGTCTCTGGGACACCTCAG GATCTCCCTATTATGACAATGTCCGTCCACTCTGCTACAGTGATTCAGATGCAGTATTACTATGTTTTGATATCAGCCGTCCAGAGACAGTGGACAGTGCACTCAAGAAG TGGAGGACTGAAATCCTAGATTATTGTCCCAGCACCCGTGTTTTGCTTATTGGCTGTAAGACAGACCTGCGAACAGACCTGAGCACTCTGCTGGAGTTGTCCCACCAGCAACAGGCTCCCATCTCCTATGAGcag GGCTGTGCAATAGCCAAGCAGCTGGGTGCAGAAATCTACCTGGAAGGCTCGGCTTTCACCTCAGAAAAGAGTATCCACAGCATCTTCCGGATGGCGTCCATGGTGTGTCTGAACAAGCCCAGCCAAATGCCCCCAAAGAGCCCAGTCCGAAGCCTCTCCAAGCGGCTGCTCCACCTCCCAAGTCGTTCCGAACTCATCTCTTCTACCTTCAAGAAGGAAAAGGCCAAAAGCTGTTCCATTATGTGA